The Cyanobacteria bacterium FACHB-DQ100 genome contains the following window.
TCCTGACGCATCTCAGACTCGATTACGAAACCTTTGTCAATTCGGCTTATCTGCGTCAAGGTCGGGCTGATGAATTCATGTTGAAACGTCCGGCTGAACGCAAGCAAATTCTGGCGGATCTCCTAAAGCTACATCAGTATGATGAACTCTCTGAGCAAGCGAAAGATAAATCGCGTCAGTTCAAAGCCCAAGTCGAGTTACTAGAACGGCATTTAGAAAGCATTCGGGAACAGCTACAGCAGCGAGATACGATCGCACAAGAGCGCTCCAAACTCGAAGCTGTGTTGGAACAAATGCAGCAACAACAATCCACAAATCATCATCAACTGCAACAGTTCCAAGCCGTTCAACATCAACGGCAAACGTGGCAACAACAATTAAGCTGGCAACAACAACAACAGCGCAACCTGAATCAAGACTGCCAGCGATTGCAAAAAGAACGATCGCAAACCGATCAACAACGCCAAACTTTAGAATATCTATTGCAGCAAGAAAGCACGATTATCGCGGGCTATCAACAATGGCAAGCACTTCAAGGCCAAGAAGAGCTATTCTCTGCAAAGTTTCAATCTCATCAAGTTGCTCAATCTCAACGGCAACAATACGAGCAGCAGCAGACTGAAAAACTGCAAGAGCTACAAAATCAACTCCAGAAAGTTCAAGCCCAGGAAATTACCTTGCAAGAACAATTGCAGGAAGTTCAAAAAGCATTGAGCAAGGAAGCGGAGATTGAATCTGCGATCGAACAACTCAATCTAGCGCGTCAAGACCTGCAAAGGCTCGATCGTCTCCAGCTTCAAGCCTCACCCCTGCTTCAGCGTAAACAACAACTGCAACAAAAGCTCGATCGTTCTTTCACCCGTCTTTCTGCCCGACTAGAAGAACTCCGAACCTCTGCGCGTCAACTACAAACCCAACAACAACGACAACCGACCCTACAAAAAGCGGCAGTCGAAGTTGCCGTCAAAATCGAAGAACTGGAAAAGCTCAGAGCCTATCAAGATCAAGTCCGCGAGAAAGGCTTAGAGCGCCGCAGTTTTATGGAACAGCTTCAGGCACATCAACGCAACTATGAAGCTCAGTTAGCTGAGCTCGACTACAAAATTCGGATGCTAGAACAAGAGCGAGCAGCAACGGTTACAGCGACCGAGGAATTTGCAGGCACAACTTTAGTGCAACTCAAACATCAAGAATTTCCGCCTTGTCCCTTGTGCGATCGACCTTTAGATGAGCATCATTGGCACTTAGTTCTAGAGAAACAACAACTTCAAAAAGAGGAAATCCTGACTGAAATCTGGGTGATTCGAGAACAGTTAACCGTATCAGAACGAGAAATCCAGGTACTTCGCGACGAATACACCCACATTGAGAAACAGTTAGCTCAATACGGAGATGCTTTGCAACGTCGCGGACAGCTTCAAGAACAATTACAAAACACCGCAGAAGTTCAAGATCAACTATCGCAGATTACTAGCGAATCACTCAAGCTAGAAGAACAACTAAAAACCGCAGCTTTTGAACCAGAACTCCACGAAGAACTAAACATTCTCGATCGCAGTCTACAACAACTCAATTATGATGAGCGCGATCATGCACTGGCGCGGGGAAGCGTCGATCGCTGGCGTTGGGCAGAAATCCGCCAAGCTGAAATCAAACAAGCAAAACGCAGACAAGCGAACATCTTGCAGCGCCAACCCGCTCTCAGAACACAAATCGAACAATTAGAACAACAACGTAATAGTTTGATCGCAACTCTGGAGCAAGGTTTACAACAGTACGATCGTCAACTTCAAGACATTGGATACAACTTAGATCAGCACAACGCCATACGATCAGCATTGCGTCAGGCACAAGCTTGGCAACTCCGCTATCAAGAACTCAGACAAGCTCAAAAAAATTATCCTCAAGTTCAACATCGCCTCTACGAACTAACACACACCTTGCAAGCACGATTCAACGATCTACAAACCATCACACACAATTGTCAAGAACTCATCCACGCCCTAGAGCAAACTCCAGATCTCACCGCACACATTCAAACCCTTGAACAACAAATCCAGCAGCAGCGCACCCAACTCGACGAACATCTAGCCAAGCTCGGACGACTGCAACAACAAGAGCAACAGCAGGAACTCATGAGTCAACAGTTTGAAGCGGTCAACACCCAACTCAAAACCGCTCGTCAACAATGCCGTATCTATCAA
Protein-coding sequences here:
- a CDS encoding SMC family ATPase: MIPQRLTLRHFLSYREATLDFQGLHTACVCGANGAGKSSLLEAISWVLWGEGRAASEDDVIHMGAKEAQVEFIFQMHQQTYRVLRTRQRGQGGTLEFQIMQGGGFKSLTAKGIRSTQQLILTHLRLDYETFVNSAYLRQGRADEFMLKRPAERKQILADLLKLHQYDELSEQAKDKSRQFKAQVELLERHLESIREQLQQRDTIAQERSKLEAVLEQMQQQQSTNHHQLQQFQAVQHQRQTWQQQLSWQQQQQRNLNQDCQRLQKERSQTDQQRQTLEYLLQQESTIIAGYQQWQALQGQEELFSAKFQSHQVAQSQRQQYEQQQTEKLQELQNQLQKVQAQEITLQEQLQEVQKALSKEAEIESAIEQLNLARQDLQRLDRLQLQASPLLQRKQQLQQKLDRSFTRLSARLEELRTSARQLQTQQQRQPTLQKAAVEVAVKIEELEKLRAYQDQVREKGLERRSFMEQLQAHQRNYEAQLAELDYKIRMLEQERAATVTATEEFAGTTLVQLKHQEFPPCPLCDRPLDEHHWHLVLEKQQLQKEEILTEIWVIREQLTVSEREIQVLRDEYTHIEKQLAQYGDALQRRGQLQEQLQNTAEVQDQLSQITSESLKLEEQLKTAAFEPELHEELNILDRSLQQLNYDERDHALARGSVDRWRWAEIRQAEIKQAKRRQANILQRQPALRTQIEQLEQQRNSLIATLEQGLQQYDRQLQDIGYNLDQHNAIRSALRQAQAWQLRYQELRQAQKNYPQVQHRLYELTHTLQARFNDLQTITHNCQELIHALEQTPDLTAHIQTLEQQIQQQRTQLDEHLAKLGRLQQQEQQQELMSQQFEAVNTQLKTARQQCRIYQELAQAFGKNGIQALMIENILPQLEATTNQILSRLSANQLHVQFVTQRNRKTKTAKAMETLDILIADAYGTRPYETYSGGEAFRVNFAIRLALARLLAQRSGTALQMLVVDEGFGTQDQEGCDRLIAAINAIAPEFACILTITHMPHFREAFQARIEVTKTQNGSELMLCL